From Rhodovastum atsumiense, a single genomic window includes:
- a CDS encoding SIR2 family NAD-dependent protein deacylase has translation MLQAAGSVEAIAERLRAGSLMPYLGPGLLELAAAPVPTTPEDLAAWLGRQVALPKRARGNCWAAAQYIETSRHRSTLDKLMATAFAPPVPPTPLHRALAAAAPPMIVDTWYDGAMRAALAGQQGWGEIQGCPHAKIGEMRWYRAWDAAGQECPPEQAAEWRTLLYKPHGGVVPAANFLLADSDYVEVLTEIDIQTPIPEDVRRRRAGGGFLFLGCRFHDQLLRSYARQILKRSGGGHLAVMGGIEMTRNERAFLEEMQIAVIDQDLPAFVTALAAS, from the coding sequence GTGCTGCAGGCGGCCGGCTCCGTCGAGGCGATCGCCGAACGCCTGCGCGCGGGATCGCTGATGCCTTATCTTGGCCCGGGGCTGCTGGAACTCGCCGCCGCCCCGGTGCCGACCACGCCCGAGGATCTCGCCGCCTGGCTGGGCCGCCAGGTGGCATTGCCCAAGCGGGCCCGCGGCAATTGCTGGGCGGCCGCGCAATACATCGAGACCAGCCGTCATCGCAGCACCCTCGACAAGCTGATGGCGACCGCCTTCGCGCCCCCCGTGCCGCCCACGCCGTTGCACCGCGCGCTGGCCGCGGCCGCGCCGCCGATGATCGTCGATACCTGGTACGACGGTGCCATGCGCGCGGCCCTGGCCGGGCAGCAGGGCTGGGGCGAGATCCAGGGCTGTCCGCATGCCAAGATCGGCGAGATGCGCTGGTACCGCGCCTGGGACGCGGCCGGGCAGGAATGCCCGCCGGAGCAGGCGGCCGAATGGCGGACGCTGCTCTACAAGCCGCATGGCGGCGTGGTGCCGGCCGCCAATTTCCTGCTTGCCGATTCCGACTATGTCGAGGTGTTGACGGAAATCGACATCCAGACGCCGATCCCCGAGGACGTACGACGGCGCCGGGCCGGCGGCGGCTTCCTGTTCCTCGGATGTCGCTTCCACGACCAGCTGTTGCGCTCCTATGCGCGACAGATCCTGAAGCGCTCGGGCGGTGGCCATCTCGCCGTCATGGGCGGCATCGAGATGACCCGCAACGAGCGGGCCTTCCTGGAAGAGATGCAGATCGCGGTGATCGACCAGGACCTGCCGGCTTTCGTGACGGCCCTGGCGGCTTCCTGA
- the nifT gene encoding putative nitrogen fixation protein NifT encodes MIRRTDKGDLSAYVPKKDLEEPIVEIERESIWGGWVKLKNGWIFDLPEMETEPRLPITVNARKRGGED; translated from the coding sequence ATGATCCGGCGGACCGACAAGGGTGACCTGTCGGCCTATGTGCCCAAGAAGGATCTTGAAGAACCCATCGTCGAGATCGAGCGTGAATCGATCTGGGGCGGATGGGTGAAGCTGAAGAACGGCTGGATCTTCGATCTGCCGGAAATGGAGACCGAGCCGCGCCTGCCGATCACCGTGAACGCGCGCAAGCGCGGCGGCGAGGACTGA
- a CDS encoding nitrogen fixation protein NifZ encodes MAEPRDDDIDVFEPPRFRPGAKVRAIRHIRNDGTFPGREIGEFLVRKGDEGYVRDIGTFLQRYWIYAVDFIDRGAVVGMRARELRSVEEAAP; translated from the coding sequence ATGGCCGAGCCTCGTGACGACGATATCGACGTGTTCGAGCCACCCCGCTTCCGTCCGGGCGCGAAGGTGCGGGCGATCAGGCATATTCGCAATGACGGCACCTTTCCGGGCCGGGAAATCGGTGAGTTCCTGGTGCGGAAAGGTGACGAAGGCTATGTGCGCGATATCGGCACTTTCCTGCAGCGCTACTGGATCTATGCGGTCGATTTCATCGATCGCGGCGCGGTGGTAGGCATGCGGGCGCGTGAACTGAGGTCAGTGGAGGAAGCCGCGCCGTGA
- a CDS encoding 4Fe-4S binding protein, with translation MAYKIVASQCTACGACEFECPSGAIGTKRGTYVIDAAKCTECEGNFPAPQCNSVCPVPGTCVPA, from the coding sequence ATGGCTTACAAGATCGTCGCTTCCCAGTGCACCGCCTGCGGCGCCTGTGAATTCGAATGCCCCTCGGGCGCCATCGGCACCAAGCGCGGCACCTACGTGATCGATGCCGCCAAGTGCACCGAATGCGAGGGCAACTTCCCCGCGCCGCAGTGCAACAGCGTGTGTCCGGTTCCCGGCACCTGCGTCCCGGCCTGA